Proteins from a single region of Aquirhabdus parva:
- a CDS encoding fatty acid desaturase family protein encodes MKKFSLIVSAVANYYAILVVENFNKNRMQENMSAIHPDWLIPSDRFGWLAIFRNVVPLFLLLWFSPYIADWSPMAPLLIMPLIGLLIYRITLIMHDCVHYTLFKSRHLNKKVGLILGAVAGIDFQEFAHQHWIHHRTFGTSDDPQGFHYYNLGAMTPSKMRIHIIKPLLGFNLRDTFHESIGAPHNLFRLVRTGKIFIIAAVQILILLIVTGFGRHFILAFLPFVSAITFGLFFSQLRGIAEHGLVDVAQQSGHVRSHAVSWLDQILLHDVNFNFHREHHLFPQCPSVHLPVVHQALSTDDAPRLAASMFGTLHSIYSELGVKHE; translated from the coding sequence TTGAAGAAATTTTCTTTGATTGTTAGTGCCGTAGCTAACTATTATGCGATATTGGTTGTGGAAAATTTTAATAAAAATAGGATGCAAGAAAACATGAGTGCTATACACCCAGATTGGCTCATCCCATCAGATCGTTTTGGTTGGTTAGCCATTTTTAGAAATGTCGTGCCTCTTTTCTTATTATTATGGTTTAGCCCTTATATTGCAGATTGGTCTCCCATGGCTCCTCTGCTAATTATGCCACTCATAGGTTTATTGATTTATCGTATTACACTCATCATGCATGATTGTGTTCACTACACTTTATTTAAAAGCAGACATTTAAACAAAAAAGTTGGATTGATCCTCGGCGCCGTTGCAGGGATAGATTTTCAAGAGTTTGCTCACCAACATTGGATACATCATCGAACCTTCGGAACATCCGACGATCCACAGGGCTTTCATTATTATAACCTTGGTGCAATGACCCCTTCAAAAATGCGTATCCATATCATTAAACCATTGCTGGGTTTTAATTTGCGAGATACCTTCCATGAGAGTATCGGCGCACCGCATAATTTATTTCGACTCGTACGGACTGGAAAAATATTTATTATTGCAGCAGTTCAAATCTTGATTTTGCTCATTGTCACAGGGTTTGGTCGCCATTTCATTCTGGCATTTCTGCCATTTGTTTCAGCTATCACTTTTGGACTTTTTTTTAGCCAGCTTCGTGGTATTGCTGAACACGGTTTAGTGGATGTTGCTCAGCAATCTGGTCACGTTCGATCTCATGCAGTCAGTTGGTTAGATCAGATTTTACTGCATGATGTAAATTTTAATTTTCATCGTGAGCATCATCTTTTCCCACAATGCCCAAGTGTCCATCTTCCAGTTGTGCATCAAGCTTTATCGACTGATGATGCACCTAGGCTTGCTGCATCGATGTTTGGAACACTACATTCAATCTATAGCGAATTGGGAGTGAAGCATGAGTAA
- the aqpZ gene encoding aquaporin Z, with the protein MKKYGAEFFGTFWLVFGGCGSAVLAAGFPELGIGFAGVALAFGLTVLTMAFAVGHISGGHFNPAVSIGLWAGGRFPAGQLLPYIISQVLGGIAAAAVLWVIASGKVGFDSTQGFALNGYDAGSPGGYSLTSALVAEIVLTAFFLIVILGATSKRAPAGFAPIAIGLALTLIHLISIPVTNTSVNPARSTAVAVVAGNALAIKQLWLFWVAPIIGALLGAGVYRFIGNSDD; encoded by the coding sequence ATGAAAAAATATGGTGCAGAGTTCTTCGGAACATTTTGGCTGGTGTTTGGTGGCTGCGGAAGTGCAGTCCTCGCAGCGGGTTTCCCTGAACTGGGAATTGGATTTGCTGGCGTGGCGTTGGCATTTGGTCTAACGGTTCTTACAATGGCCTTTGCAGTCGGTCATATCTCAGGTGGTCACTTCAATCCTGCGGTTTCTATCGGTCTTTGGGCGGGTGGTCGCTTCCCCGCAGGTCAACTCCTTCCTTACATCATTTCCCAAGTACTTGGTGGTATCGCTGCGGCGGCAGTGCTATGGGTTATTGCCAGTGGCAAAGTCGGTTTTGATTCTACTCAAGGTTTTGCTTTAAATGGTTATGATGCAGGCTCGCCAGGTGGATATTCACTGACATCAGCATTGGTTGCTGAAATCGTTCTGACTGCGTTCTTCCTGATTGTGATCTTGGGTGCAACAAGTAAGCGCGCCCCTGCTGGTTTTGCACCAATTGCGATTGGTCTGGCGCTGACACTTATCCATTTAATCAGTATCCCAGTGACGAATACTTCTGTAAATCCAGCTCGTAGTACAGCAGTGGCTGTTGTCGCAGGGAATGCACTGGCGATTAAACAATTATGGTTATTCTGGGTTGCCCCGATCATCGGCGCGCTTCTGGGTGCAGGTGTTTATCGTTTTATTGGCAATAGTGACGACTAA
- a CDS encoding thiol-disulfide oxidoreductase DCC family protein — translation MSKVKVYYNSACPVCDAGIKDQRRRMESCSAQVEWIDIDENPDVVKDIDAEQESVRERLHVVDQEGITKIGADAFAVLWAETPRQKWLARLVRFPVLSILSRLLYNSFAAGLYAWNRMKKRWVVDKKE, via the coding sequence ATGAGTAAAGTCAAAGTCTACTACAACAGTGCATGTCCCGTTTGCGATGCGGGGATTAAGGATCAGCGTCGTCGCATGGAGTCCTGCTCAGCGCAGGTTGAGTGGATTGATATTGATGAGAATCCGGATGTAGTTAAGGACATTGATGCCGAGCAAGAGTCGGTGAGAGAGCGACTACATGTTGTTGATCAAGAGGGTATTACTAAAATTGGAGCGGATGCTTTTGCTGTTTTATGGGCCGAAACTCCTCGACAAAAATGGCTTGCCAGGTTAGTTCGGTTTCCGGTTCTGAGTATTCTATCGCGGTTGTTATACAATAGCTTTGCTGCGGGTTTATATGCATGGAATCGTATGAAGAAGCGATGGGTTGTAGACAAAAAAGAGTAG